From the Musa acuminata AAA Group cultivar baxijiao chromosome BXJ3-7, Cavendish_Baxijiao_AAA, whole genome shotgun sequence genome, one window contains:
- the LOC135643777 gene encoding F-box protein At2g40925-like: MHEIEKKKKKKKKKKKEKKKQSSMAAMGNSSKTKRRRASHSKDSKYSLPDELLVQILSLLPVKSALRFRCVSRKWLALLSDRGPYSVRYLCPTMCGFFYRRQQPGQPWRYAPIHPYRDHHFDLNMLTAHLPDHRNLTLLDSCNGLLLLGCREERSYKSMIICNPFRNEETDWVTLHMNGSFKLLPLREFVSSKLVSHRASPHFKCFFFFEDFNLNELGVRSVFWYTKLSSDIGQSHYIDNLPLHSPPQFDIYDVAFVDHCPQLCIISEDETDHVICVSLNKSWEGRVRSLMGVSRGLAHFAFCDEHELHIWVLVKEDGKRVWKPKHICSSHPLIKQHKESHRRRKHEGNERVYSIFPLGFHPDLDVIFLQIEWRIYSLHLGSGSLDEVAGERGANPEGQMFLFHPFTMDPSASLGERREYHMELPDMNT, encoded by the coding sequence ATGCACGagattgagaagaagaagaagaagaagaagaagaagaagaaggagaagaagaaacagTCGAGCATGGCTGCCATGGGCAACTCGTCGAAGACAAAAAGGCGACGAGCCAGCCACAGCAAGGATAGCAAATATAGTCTTCCCGACGAACTGTTGGTTCAGATACTCTCCCTGCTACCCGTGAAGTCCGCCCTCCGATTCCGCTGCGTGTCCAGAAAGTGGCTTGCCCTCCTCTCCGATCGCGGCCCTTACTCCGTCAGATACCTATGTCCGACAATGTGCGGCTTCTTCTATCGACGCCAACAGCCCGGACAGCCTTGGCGGTATGCGCCCATCCACCCTTATAGAGACCACCACTTCGATCTCAACATGCTCACCGCTCATCTACCTGACCATCGCAACTTGACTCTATTGGATAGCTGCAATGGTTTGCTTCTCCTCGGTTGCAGAGAAGAGAGAAGCTACAAGTCGATGATTATTTGTAACCCGTTCCGGAATGAGGAGACCGATTGGGTGACCCTCCATATGAATGGCTCATTCAAACTACTCCCGCTACGTGAATTTGTCTCATCGAAGTTGGTTTCCCATCGAGCATCCCCTCATTTCAagtgcttcttcttctttgaggATTTCAATTTGAATGAATTGGGTGTTAGGTCAGTCTTTTGGTATACGAAGTTGTCCAGCGACATTGGTCAGTCCCACTACATTGATAATCTACCCCTGCACTCACCACCACAGTTTGACATTTACGATGTCGCTTTTGTCGATCATTGCCCGCAACTATGCATCATCAGCGAGGACGAGACAGATCATGTGATTTGTGTATCGCTGAATAAAAGCTGGGAAGGACGGGTTCGAAGTCTCATGGGAGTATCTCGAGGGCTCGCTCACTTCGCATTTTGCGATGAGCACGAGCTACACATCTGGGTCCTCGTGAAGGAGGATGGTAAAAGAGTATGGAAGCCGAAGCATATTTGCAGTAGCCATCCTCTGATCAAACAGCACAAAGAATCGCACCGACGTCGTAAGCATGAGGGCAACGAAAGGGTCTATTCCATCTTCCCGCTCGGATTCCACCCCGACCTCGACGTTATCTTTCTCCAGATTGAGTGGAGGATATACTCTCTCCATCTTGGCAGCGGTTCCCTGGATGAGGTGGCCGGTGAAAGAGGTGCAAACCCTGAAGGCCAAATGTTTTTGTTCCATCCCTTCACCATGGATCCTTCGGCAAGCTTAGGGGAGAGAAGAGAATACCACATGGAACTTCCTGACATGAATACCTAA